The Dehalobacter sp. genomic sequence CCAACCCTACGATACTGCCCGGAGAAAGCTGTCGGGCCAAGTCCGAAGCATTCTCCCGCATTTCTTCAAGCAAACCGGGATTTAGACAGAAACTGTCGATCAGGGGATTAAGTTCGGAAATCCTTGATGTTCTGACAGCAACACCTGCTTTAACTAGAATCTCGGTATTTTCTTCTTCTTGTCCCGGAATAAAAAATGGAATAATGATGGGGATATTTTTATTGATCGCTTCCGAGGCAGTCAGACCGCCGGGTTTTGTGATAATCACATCGGACTGGTCCATCAGGTCATAGATGTTCGATGTGAAACCGTAAATGACGACATCTTTGTCGTTAAAGGTACCTGCGTACTTTTTCGCAAGATCAGTCCAAAGTTTGCGATTACTTCCGCATACGACCAGGATGCGAAGATGATGCCGGTTTTCCATAAGCGTTTTCAGGCATTTTCTGATATAGGGGATGCCCATGCTCCCGCCCATGATCAGCAGTGTAAATACATCATTGTTTCTGACAAGGCGGGGCTGGCGGAATTCTTCCCGTACCGGAATGCCGAAAATGTGTATTTTGTTTTCAGGAACACCTTTTTCCGTAAGCGTATCCTTGGTGTAAGGTGAACCAACAATGTAGGCATCAACAAAACTATTCACATAAAACTGATGGGCCATATAATCTGTAACCAGCGAAATAAAAGGCAGATTTAAGCGTCCGGATGCTTTTAAATAGGAAACAACACCGACATGAAGAGGATGGGTGGTAATAAGCAGGTCGGGCTTGTACTCCTGAATCAGCTGTTCGATGACACTATCCATGGCCCTGTTTAAAATTCTTTTGACATTTTTATTTAAGAACTCATTATAGGTAATCTTATATAGTTTACCGTACATTTTCGGTAATCTTGTTGCGAGTATATGATAACCGTCATCGATAAGGGCTTCCATGATCCAGCTTTCCTCTTTTTTTAAGGGTTCTACAATCCGGACGGAATAGCCTGAAGCTTCAAGCTCCTTTTTCAGACAGTCTGCGGCCTGATTGTGTCCGTGTCCTGTAGACGCAGAGAAAATCATTACTTTAGGCACGAATATTCTCCCTTCAAATAAAAGCATAAGATGCTGAAAGTTATCCTTATACATTATAACAGTTTATGGTCGATAACCAACAAAAATTTATTTATTATTTTTTGGCAAATAGGAATAACCACACAAGCAACTTTCTGGCAGGAAGACATAAACGCCCCTATGATCAGTCTGTGGGCCACAGTTTCGAGATCTACTAATGCTGAAAGTCAATCTGTACAGACTTTTTCTCCCTGCTGTCTGTCTTGGGCAGGAATACATTCAGAACGCCGTTTTTATAAATTGCCCTGACATTATCAATGGAAACGGCCGCCGGAAGAGAGACGGAGCGGCGGAATTGACCGGTATACCTTTCTTTTCTGTGTAGGCGATCTTCCTGAATCACGTGCTGTTCGCGGTTTAAAGTGCCGCTGATGGTTATCATGTTGTTTTCAATCTGAATGCTTACATCTTCTCTTCTCTGCAGTCCTGGCAGATCGCAGGAAACAATGATCTCTTCGTCGGTTTCATAGACGTCGGTAAATGGAACGGCCAAGCGCGGAGCGAACTCATCTTCGAAAAAAGTAAACGGAAAACTATAAAGCCTATTGATTTCACGGCGTATCTGATCTGCATTCCGCATTGGATGTAATGGTATAAGATTCATATTTCCGCCTCCAGTATTTATGGATTTGTATCAAATGCTTTTATCCATTATACTAGGATTATTTTAACCTGACAGATGATTTATATACCGTCTCGATGTTTAGACAAACGTACTATTGGCAATTAATCAAATAATATGAATGAAATAGTTTGAACAAAGAAATGACCAAAATTTGCCCAAATTATTTGACCTTTATTGACCTTTGTAATAAAATAGAGACATATCAAAATTAACAATCAATGATGGAGGGAATAAATATGAGTTATCTTATCCCGATGGTAGTTGAACAAACGAATCGCGGTGAACGTTCTTACGACATCTATTCTAGGCTCCTCAAAGACCGTATTATCTTCCTGGGCGGAGCAATCGATGATAACGTTGCCAATGTTGTCGTTGCGCAATTGCTTTTCCTGGAAGCGGAAGATCCTGAAAAGGACGTTTTCATCTATATCAACAGCCCCGGAGGGTCAATTACTGCCGGGATGGCCATCTACGACACGATGCAGTATATCAGGCCTGATGTACAGACCATTTGTATTGGAATGGCCGCCAGTATGGGTGCCTTCCTGCTTGCCGCCGGCACGAAAGGAAAGCGTACTGCCCTGCCGAATGCTGAGATTTTGATCCACCAGCCGTTAATTGCCGGGGGAGGTTTATCGGGGCAGGCTACAGAAATTGAAATTCACGCCAAACAGTTGCTGAAAACGAAAAACAAAATGAACAGGATTCTCGCCGAAAGAACCGGCCAGCCTTTGGACAAAGTCCAGCAGGATACGGACCGTGACTACTATATGTCCGCTGAAGAAGCCAAAGAATACGGAATTGTTGACCGGGTACTGGAAAAAGCAGCGCTGCTCGAGCAAAAAAAGAAAAACCCGCTAAAATAGAATCTCTTAAAAAAATCTTAATTTTCATAAAAAACTTTGAAGAAAATCCTGGATATCGAAAACGCCTCATTTGAGTAATCATTTGAGGCGTTTGACGTCCACGGATGGACTAATGCCGCGGTTCCATGGAGGGAAAGGAGCGGCAAGTCCACGGATGGACGAATGCCGCGGTTCCATGTAGCAAATAGGAGCCATTCAGAAAAAAACATAAAAGTAAGATAAATTCGGCATACTAAACTCGGATTGTTCAAAAACAACCAAAGCAACAATAAAAAAGGAGGAAAAATCTTGCAGAGAATTCGAAAAGCAGTCATACCCGCGGCTGGATTGGGTACAAGATTTCTTCCTGCGACCAAAGCTCAACCCAAAGAAATGCTGCCAATCGTAGACAAACCGACTATTCAGTACATCATTGAAGAAGCGGTTCAATCCGGTATTGAAGATGTCATTATTGTCACAGGAAGAAACAAAAGAGCCATTGAGGATCATTTTGACCGTTCTGTAGAACTTGAACTATTTCTAAAAAACGGAGAAAAGTCCGAATTGCTCGATATGGTCAAACATATTGCTGAGATGGTCGATATCCATTATGTCCGCCAAAAAGAAGCTCTGGGGCTTGGTCATGCCGTCTACAGTGCCAGAAGATTTATTGGCAATGAGCCGTTTGCCGTTCTTTTGGGAGACGACGTAATCTATTCGGATGAGCCTTGTCTGAAACAAATGATTAGGTACTACGAGCTTTATAACAGCAATTTGATTGGCGTACAGGAAGTACTGCCGGCAGAAGTGTCCAAATACGGGATTATTGATGGCAGCAGAATATCTCCGAGACTGTACAAGGCGGAAGCCATGTTTGAAAAGCCGGCCCCGGAGGAAGCGCCAGATATTCCGCTTGCGATCATGGGCCGGTATATTCTTAATCCGGAAATTTTTGATATCCTCGCGGAATTGCCTCCGGGAAGAAATGGAGAAATTCAGCTGACGGATGCAATTGCGCAGTTGAGCAAGGTTCAGGATGTGTATGCCTACAATTTTGAAGGGAAAAGATATGATGTCGGGGACAAACTTGGTTTTGTCAGAGCAACCATTGAATTTGCGTTAAGACATGAAGAAATTGGCGAAAGCCTGATGGATTATCTGACCGATATTGTCAGCCGGTATCAGAAAGAAGGTCAGGAGCTTCGCCTGCTTTCAGCAGGCAATAATTTGGACAAACTTTATGATATTAAGAAGAATTACAGTTAACCGGGTAAGTAAATGGATGATGCCCGGAAAAAACGGCGGAAAATAAAGTACTTTCACAGAAAATAGGTTGTTTACTATCCTCAATGTGACAAGCTTTTCTCTTTGCTATTGGTAATATTATACAGAAAATACCTATAGTAAGGAGGAAAAAGGATGAATTTCAGCCGCAAAAGCATCCTAACTCTTGCAGGGGCTGTTGTTCTGGCGGGGGTAATCATTATTGGCGGAATTTATGGGCCCACTGCCTGGAAAGTATTTCGTGGCCAGGTAGTTGGACCAGAGGACCAAGTGGTTATCCAGACGCCCCCGGTCAATTATGCCGGTGGAGAGACGGATGCTGATCAGACCATTGCTCAGGGTGAAGAAAGTACGGTTTCACCCAATACCGGGGGAACACCGGCTGCAGAAGGTACTGCAGGAGATACCGTTACAGCACCCAATCAGGCTGACGGCACAGACGATTCTGCCAGCAGCACGAATGAAGTCAAAAAGTACAGGGAACCGGATCTGAGTCTTTTGAATATTGCGCCTTCGCTTGAGGAGTATTTTGGCGAGAGAGCGCTCAGCGATGCATCCAGGACTCTTGCCTTCGGAGCCGCCTGGAACATCCACCAGTACACGGATGGTTATCTGTACGGTGTCACTGCAGGGCCTCAGATGAACGAACAGGATATTAAGAAGTACATTGTTTTCCATAAGACCTTATGGGAAAAGCAAATGGAAAATGAGGTCAATTCCAGTCAGGCGTCCACCTTTGATGTATATTTCAGGAATCTTCTGAATAGAGGGATCGATGCCTTTGACAGTAAGGACAAAGTAAGAATTGAACAATTCCATCTCGAGATTCATGATTTGGACGCGCATCTGCTACGGGATGATATGAGTTCCAAGGTTTACGGGGCAACTCCTTTTGCCACGAAACGTTCTGAATAGCATTCCTAATGCATTGATAGGCGCCTGAAACAACATTTGAAGCGCTTCTAAAAAAGTTATCCTGTCTCAAACCTCCTTGAGATTAGGATAACTTTTTTGATCTTTAAACGTTGACAATTCTAACAAATCATGTACAATAATAAATACTTAGATAATTGTCTAAATATCTAAATATCTATTAAAATTAAGGAAGTGGATCACAAATGTCGCCGTATAATGATACGTTTAAAGCTTTGGCTGATCCGACCCGAAGAGAAATGATCCGCTTTTTGAAAGAACGAAATATGACGGCAGGGGAAATTGCAGATCAATTCAAGATCTCCAAACCAAGCATCTCCCATCATTTAAATATTTTGAAGCAGGCCGGGCTGGTTACAGATGAAAGAAAAGGGCAGACCATCGTCTATGCATTGGATACCTCTGTGTTTGAAGAAGTCATGCGGATGATGTTTGATTTGTTTTACAGAAAAGAAGAATCAAAAGATAAACAAACAAATAAATAAACAAACAGATGAATCATAAGAAAGGGTGCTGGTGCAATGTCGGAGAATAAAGAATTATGGATGCGCAGAATGCTTATTTTTGGCAGTCTGATGGTTCTCATAAGTTTGGCGGTTAGCTTGGTTGTTTATCCCCGTCTCCCGGATAAAGTTCCGGTGCACTGGAATGCAGCCGGAGAAATCGACGGCTGGGGCAGTGCCTTTCAGGGAGCTTTCCTGTTTCCGCTGATGATGGCAGCTATGCTGATCCTGCTCGTTTTCCTTCCGAAAGTGGATCCTAAGAAAAAGAACTATAGCCGGATGAGCAAACCGTATACCATCATTGTGCTTGTCATAATGCTGTTTTTTATG encodes the following:
- the clpP gene encoding ATP-dependent Clp endopeptidase proteolytic subunit ClpP; amino-acid sequence: MSYLIPMVVEQTNRGERSYDIYSRLLKDRIIFLGGAIDDNVANVVVAQLLFLEAEDPEKDVFIYINSPGGSITAGMAIYDTMQYIRPDVQTICIGMAASMGAFLLAAGTKGKRTALPNAEILIHQPLIAGGGLSGQATEIEIHAKQLLKTKNKMNRILAERTGQPLDKVQQDTDRDYYMSAEEAKEYGIVDRVLEKAALLEQKKKNPLK
- a CDS encoding autorepressor SdpR family transcription factor; this translates as MSPYNDTFKALADPTRREMIRFLKERNMTAGEIADQFKISKPSISHHLNILKQAGLVTDERKGQTIVYALDTSVFEEVMRMMFDLFYRKEESKDKQTNK
- a CDS encoding galactosyldiacylglycerol synthase; the protein is MPKVMIFSASTGHGHNQAADCLKKELEASGYSVRIVEPLKKEESWIMEALIDDGYHILATRLPKMYGKLYKITYNEFLNKNVKRILNRAMDSVIEQLIQEYKPDLLITTHPLHVGVVSYLKASGRLNLPFISLVTDYMAHQFYVNSFVDAYIVGSPYTKDTLTEKGVPENKIHIFGIPVREEFRQPRLVRNNDVFTLLIMGGSMGIPYIRKCLKTLMENRHHLRILVVCGSNRKLWTDLAKKYAGTFNDKDVVIYGFTSNIYDLMDQSDVIITKPGGLTASEAINKNIPIIIPFFIPGQEEENTEILVKAGVAVRTSRISELNPLIDSFCLNPGLLEEMRENASDLARQLSPGSIVGLADQLLYESLQVKEYQRAHQS
- the galU gene encoding UTP--glucose-1-phosphate uridylyltransferase GalU, which produces MQRIRKAVIPAAGLGTRFLPATKAQPKEMLPIVDKPTIQYIIEEAVQSGIEDVIIVTGRNKRAIEDHFDRSVELELFLKNGEKSELLDMVKHIAEMVDIHYVRQKEALGLGHAVYSARRFIGNEPFAVLLGDDVIYSDEPCLKQMIRYYELYNSNLIGVQEVLPAEVSKYGIIDGSRISPRLYKAEAMFEKPAPEEAPDIPLAIMGRYILNPEIFDILAELPPGRNGEIQLTDAIAQLSKVQDVYAYNFEGKRYDVGDKLGFVRATIEFALRHEEIGESLMDYLTDIVSRYQKEGQELRLLSAGNNLDKLYDIKKNYS
- a CDS encoding Hsp20/alpha crystallin family protein — protein: MNLIPLHPMRNADQIRREINRLYSFPFTFFEDEFAPRLAVPFTDVYETDEEIIVSCDLPGLQRREDVSIQIENNMITISGTLNREQHVIQEDRLHRKERYTGQFRRSVSLPAAVSIDNVRAIYKNGVLNVFLPKTDSREKKSVQIDFQH